A portion of the Cellulophaga algicola DSM 14237 genome contains these proteins:
- the rfbC gene encoding dTDP-4-dehydrorhamnose 3,5-epimerase, whose product MQVKETYLKGCFVIEPKKFEDDRGYFFESFNEEKFNELTETETKFVQDNQSYSTRGVIRAIHYQKGIYAQAKLVRVLKGTVLDIAVDLRRDSSTFGKHYAIELSEKNNKQLYIPRGFGHGFSVLSDTAVFFYKCDNFYNAASEGGIIYNDEELNIDWKVEDKYLKVSSKDLILPKFNNAKL is encoded by the coding sequence ATGCAAGTAAAAGAAACCTATTTAAAAGGCTGTTTCGTAATAGAACCAAAGAAATTTGAGGATGATCGCGGTTACTTTTTTGAGAGCTTCAACGAAGAAAAATTTAATGAGTTAACTGAAACCGAAACAAAATTTGTGCAAGACAATCAATCATACTCAACAAGAGGCGTCATAAGAGCTATTCACTACCAAAAAGGGATATATGCTCAAGCAAAATTAGTTCGTGTATTAAAAGGCACCGTATTAGACATTGCAGTAGATCTTAGAAGAGACTCTTCGACATTTGGCAAGCATTATGCTATTGAGCTTTCTGAGAAAAATAATAAACAATTATATATTCCGAGAGGATTTGGTCACGGATTCTCTGTATTAAGTGATACTGCAGTATTTTTCTATAAATGCGATAATTTCTATAATGCGGCGTCCGAAGGTGGAATTATATATAACGATGAGGAATTAAATATAGATTGGAAGGTTGAGGATAAGTATTTAAAAGTGTCGTCAAAAGATTTAATCCTACCAAAATTTAACAACGCTAAATTGTAA
- the rfbA gene encoding glucose-1-phosphate thymidylyltransferase RfbA, with product MKGIILAGGSGTRLHPLTLSVSKQLMPIYDKPMIYYPLSTLIYAGINEILIISTPKDLPLFEDLLGDGTKYGCRFEYAVQDAPNGLAEAFIIGEEFIGTDKVALILGDNIFYGSGLAKLLQSNNDPDGGLIYAYRVHDPERYGVVEFNEEGKAISIEEKPLEPKSNYAVPGIYFYDNEVVNIAKNIAPSHRGELEITDINKVYLEKNKLNVSILDRGTAWLDTGTFQSLMQASQFVEVIEERQGLKIGTIEGAAYEMGFINKKQLIKLAEPLMKSGYGKNLLGILKSK from the coding sequence ATGAAAGGAATAATTTTAGCAGGAGGTTCTGGTACACGTTTACACCCATTAACTTTATCCGTAAGTAAGCAATTGATGCCTATTTATGATAAGCCAATGATTTATTACCCGTTGTCTACCCTGATTTACGCTGGAATAAATGAAATATTAATCATTTCAACCCCTAAAGATCTTCCATTGTTTGAGGACTTATTAGGCGATGGAACTAAATACGGTTGTAGATTTGAATATGCTGTCCAAGATGCCCCTAACGGCTTAGCTGAGGCTTTCATCATAGGAGAAGAATTCATTGGAACTGATAAAGTTGCATTAATTCTAGGAGATAATATATTTTATGGTTCTGGATTAGCCAAATTATTACAATCAAATAATGACCCTGACGGTGGTCTTATCTATGCCTATAGAGTGCATGATCCAGAACGTTACGGAGTGGTAGAGTTCAATGAAGAAGGTAAAGCAATTAGTATTGAAGAAAAACCATTAGAACCTAAATCAAATTATGCGGTTCCAGGAATCTATTTTTATGACAATGAGGTTGTAAATATTGCAAAGAACATAGCTCCTAGTCACCGAGGTGAATTAGAAATTACAGATATCAATAAAGTGTATTTAGAAAAAAACAAATTAAATGTTAGTATTTTGGATAGAGGAACAGCTTGGCTAGATACAGGTACCTTCCAGTCTTTAATGCAAGCATCTCAATTTGTTGAAGTTATTGAAGAACGTCAAGGCTTAAAAATTGGAACCATTGAGGGCGCAGCCTATGAAATGGGGTTCATAAACAAAAAGCAATTGATAAAACTTGCAGAACCCCTAATGAAAAGTGGGTACGGAAAAAATCTTCTAGGCATACTAAAAAGTAAATAA
- the rfbB gene encoding dTDP-glucose 4,6-dehydratase — protein MNILITGGAGFIGSHVIRRMVQNYPNYNIYNLDALTYAGNLENLKDIEHSENYTFLKGDITDAPFIDAIFNKYKFDRVIHLAAESHVDRSITDPLSFVKTNVIGTVNLLNASKELWKENLEGKLFYHVSTDEVYGSLGATGLFTETTSYDPNSPYSASKASSDHFVRAYGETYNLPFIISNCSNNYGPNHFPEKLIPLFINNIINKKSLPVYGDGNYTRDWLYVEDHAIAIDLAFHEGKNHETYNIGGFNEWKNLDLVKLLCKLMDTKLKRPAGDSEKLITYVKDRPGHDLRYAIDATKINKELGWKPSVTFEEGLSKTIDWFLNNRDWLENVTSGSYKNYYMNMYQE, from the coding sequence ATGAATATTCTTATTACAGGAGGAGCTGGTTTTATTGGCTCACACGTTATCCGAAGAATGGTCCAAAATTATCCAAATTATAACATCTATAATTTAGATGCATTGACATATGCTGGTAATTTAGAGAACTTAAAAGATATTGAACATTCAGAAAATTATACATTTTTAAAAGGAGATATTACAGATGCTCCTTTTATAGATGCAATCTTCAATAAATATAAGTTTGACCGAGTAATCCACCTTGCTGCAGAATCACATGTGGATAGATCTATTACAGATCCTCTTTCCTTTGTGAAAACAAATGTGATAGGAACAGTAAATTTATTAAACGCATCTAAAGAACTATGGAAAGAAAATCTAGAAGGAAAACTTTTTTACCATGTTAGTACAGATGAAGTTTATGGTTCTTTAGGAGCAACGGGCTTATTTACGGAAACAACATCTTATGATCCAAATTCACCCTATTCCGCATCCAAAGCAAGTTCTGACCACTTTGTACGTGCTTATGGTGAAACTTATAATTTGCCTTTTATAATTTCTAATTGTTCCAATAATTATGGACCAAATCATTTTCCTGAGAAATTAATTCCACTTTTTATTAATAATATAATTAATAAAAAAAGTTTACCGGTTTATGGAGATGGCAATTATACTAGAGACTGGCTCTATGTTGAGGACCATGCTATAGCAATAGATTTAGCCTTTCATGAAGGAAAAAATCATGAAACCTATAATATTGGAGGGTTTAATGAGTGGAAAAATTTGGATTTAGTCAAACTGCTATGCAAATTAATGGATACTAAATTGAAGCGTCCTGCTGGAGATAGTGAAAAATTAATCACTTATGTTAAAGATAGACCAGGTCATGATTTACGCTACGCTATTGACGCTACCAAAATAAATAAAGAATTAGGTTGGAAACCATCAGTCACTTTTGAAGAAGGTTTATCTAAAACCATAGATTGGTTTTTGAATAACAGAGATTGGCTTGAAAATGTTACTAGTGGTTCTTACAAAAACTATTACATGAATATGTATCAAGAATAA